In one Mycoplasmopsis canis PG 14 genomic region, the following are encoded:
- the rpsO gene encoding 30S ribosomal protein S15, which yields MVSKAKKAELIKKFGKNEKDTGNTAVQIAILTEDIESLKPHFLNNPKDNHSRRGFLAKISQRKVLLKHLKEANLEEYNKVIEALNIRK from the coding sequence ATGGTTTCAAAGGCAAAAAAAGCTGAATTAATCAAAAAATTTGGTAAAAATGAAAAAGATACAGGAAATACAGCAGTTCAAATTGCTATTTTAACAGAAGATATCGAATCATTAAAACCACACTTTTTAAATAACCCAAAAGATAATCACTCACGTAGAGGTTTCTTAGCAAAAATTTCACAACGTAAAGTTTTATTAAAACACCTTAAAGAAGCAAATTTAGAAGAATACAACAAAGTTATCGAAGCTTTAAACATTCGTAAATAA
- the rpmB gene encoding 50S ribosomal protein L28 produces the protein MARRCQLSGVGPLSGNTRSHAMNASKRKFNVNLQKVRVTIDGQRMTLRVSAKTLKTLKTKGLV, from the coding sequence ATGGCAAGAAGATGTCAATTATCAGGTGTAGGACCATTATCAGGAAATACACGTTCACATGCTATGAATGCTTCTAAAAGAAAATTCAATGTAAACTTACAAAAAGTTAGAGTTACAATTGATGGACAAAGAATGACTTTACGTGTTAGTGCAAAAACTTTAAAAACTTTAAAAACAAAAGGTTTAGTATAA